Genomic DNA from Desulfovibrio aminophilus DSM 12254:
CAGCGTGGAGGCCTTCGCCACCGAACAGAACATCCGCCGGGCCGTGTGTTGGCTCCTGGGCGGCGCGGGCGGCGGCGCACTGGTGGTCGGTCCCAAGGACGCCTCGGTCCTGCCGCCCGAAGTCATGCTCCAGCCCATCGAAGGGGCTCATGAGATGGCCGCCGTCGGCACCATCTTTCCAGACTCCCGCAGCAGGCCCAAGCTGCACATGCACGCCGCCCTGGGCCGCGAGGACCGGACCCGCACGGGCTGCGTACGGCCCGGCGTGGACCTCTGGCTGGTGGGGGAGCTGGTCATCCTGGAACTGCTGGACGTAGCCATGTCCCGCAAGAAAGACGCCGCCAGCGGTCTGGAACTGCTGGCCGAGGACTGAGATGCGCACTGCCGGAATCGTCATCTGCGGGGCGGGCATCGTGGGCCTGACCCTGGCCCGCGAACTGGTCCGCCGGGGCCACTCGGACATCCTCATCCTGGACAAGGAGCCGGACATCGGCCGCCATGCCTCGGGCCGCAACAGCGGTGTGCTCCACTCCGGGGTCTATTATTCTCCGGGCAGCCTGCGGGCAAAATCCTGCCTGGAAGGCAACCGCCTCATGCGCGAATACTGCCGGGAGCACGGCCTGCCGATCAAGGAGAACGGCAAGGTCATCGTCACACGGACGGAAGCCGAGCTGCCTGCCCTGCTTGAGCTGCACCGCCGGGCCACGGAAAACGGCGCCCTGGTGGAGCTCATCGACGAACGCGCCCTGGCCGAGATCGAACCCCTGGCCCGCACCGTGGGCCAGGCCTTGCGCGTGCCCCAGACCGCAGTGGTGGACCCCAAGGCCATCCTGGCCCAACTGCGCCGGGAGCTGACCGATTCGGGCAAGGTCCAGTTCCTGTTCATGGCCCGCTTCACCGGACGCCCCGGCCCGCGTCAGGCCGAGACGACGGCCGGGCGCGTGAGCTACGGATTCTTCATCAACGCCGCCGGGGCCCATTGCGACCGCGTGGCCCACGCCTTCGGGGTCGGACGCAACTACCGGCTGGTGCCCTTCAAGGGCATCTACCGCAAGCTCAGCGGCCCGCGCGCCGATCTCGTGCATGGCAGCATCTATCCCGTGCCGGACATCCGCAATCCCTTTCTGGGGGTGCATTTCACCCGGGGCGTGCACGACGACGTCTACCTCGGGCCCACGGCCATTCCGGCCTTCGGCCGCGAGAACTACGGCATCCTGACCGGGGTGGACGGCGAGGCCCCCTCGATCCTCTGGCGCGACACGGTGCTTTTCGCGAAGAATCCCAAATTCCGGGCCGTGGCCTTGGAGGAGCCGCGCAAATACTTCTTCAGGCACTTCTTCAACGACGCCCGAAAGCTGGTCAAGGAACTGGACCCGGCCGACGTGGTTCCCACGCACAAGGCAGGCATCCGGCCTCAGTTGGTGGATCTGGGGACGCACGAACTGGTCATGGATTTCCTGGTGGAGCGCGACCGGGAGAGCCTGCACGTGCTCAACGCCATCTCCCCGGCCTTCACCAGCTCGCTGTTCTTCGCCCGCATGCTCGCCGACGAGCATCTGGAGCGACCCGGGGAACCTGCGGCGAAAGGCCTTTGACCCGGGTCTTTTTGTCGTGTATGCGCATCGTTCGAACCGGCTTCCGGTGCTCGGCCGGAACGGGACGTCCGTCCCGGTCGATACAATCCCCTGGCCGCTCGGGAGGATCAATGAACCTATTGAAATGTCTTAAGGATTTTCCCCAACTGACCATCGGCGACCTGACCGCCCGCCTGCCCATCATCCAGGGCGGCATGGGTGTGGGCATCTCGCTTTCCGGCCTGGCCTCGGCCGTGGCCAACGAGGGCGGCGTGGGAGTCATCTCGGCGGCCATGATCGGCAATGCCGAGCCCGACATCGCCAAGGACCCCACCGGCGCGCACATCCGCGCCCTGACCCGCGAAATCCGCAAGGCCCGCGAAATGACCAAGGGCATCCTGGGCGTGAACGTCATGGTCGCCCTCTCCAACTTCGCGGACATGGTCAGCACCTCGGTGCGCGAGGGCGTGGACGTGCTCTTCTGCGGCGCGGGCCTGCCCCTGGACCTGCCCAAGTACGTCACCGAGGGAGCCAAGACCAAGCTCGTGCCCATCGTCTCCTCGGGCCGGGCCGCCGTGATCCTGTGCAAGAAGTGGCTCTCGCGCTTCAACGTCCTGCCCGACGCCTTCGTGGTCGAAGGCCCCAAGGCGGGCGGCCACTTGGGTTTCAAGCCCGAGCAGGTGGACGATCCGGCCTTCGCCTTGGAACGTATCGTGCCCGAGGTCATCGAGGCCGTGCGGCCCTTCGAGGAGCAGTCCGGCAAGCGCATCCCGACCATCGCGGCGGGCGGCGTCTACACCGGCGAGGACATCTGCCGTTTCCTGGAAATGGGCGCGGCCGGAGTCCAGATGGGCACCCGCTTCGTGGCCACGGTGGAATGCGACGCCGATGAGGCGTTCAAGCAGGCATACGTGCAGGCCAAGAAAGAGGACATCGTCATCATCCAGAGCCCGGTGGGCATGCCCGGCCGGGCGGTGAAGGGCCCCTTCCTGGACGATGTGGCCCAGGGCAACCGCAAGCCCCGGACCTGCGCCTACAAGTGCATCGTCACCTGTGACCACACCAAGAGCCCGTACTGCATCGCTCAGGCCCTGGTGAACGCCATGAAGGGCAAGCTGAAGCACGGCTTCGCCTTCGCCGGAGCCAACGCCTGGCGGGTGGACTCCATCGTCACAGTGCGCGAACTGGTGAACCAGCTTCGCGACGATTTCATGCGCTTCTGCGGGAAGAAAGACTAGCTTCGGACGGAACGACAAAAAAGGGGCCGCGAGGCCCCTTTTTCTTTGTCCGACCGGCCGCCGAGCCTACAGCTCAAAGCGGCGGGCCGAAATGATGGTGATGGGATCGCTCGGCACGTCGGCGTGGAAGCCCGCTGTCTTGGTCCGAACCTTGGCGATCTTCTCCACCGTATCCATGCCTTCCGTGACCTTGCCGAACACGCAGTAGCCGAAGCCGTCGGCCGTCTCGTCACGGTGGTTCAGGAACTGGTTGTCGGCCACGTTGATGAAGAACTGGGCCGTGGCGCTGTGGGGATCCGGGGTGCGGGCCATGGCGATGGTGCCGAGCTGGTTGGGCGTGTCGGCCCGGGCCTCGTTCTTCACCGGGCCACGCGTCTTCTTCTCGCGCATCATCATGTCCATGCCGCCGCCCTGGATCATGAAGCCCTTGATGACGCGATGAAAGATGAGCCCGTCGTAGAACTCATCATCCACGTACTTGAGGAAGTTCTCCACCGTTTCCGGGGCCTTGTCGGGCCAGAGTTCCACCAGGATCTCGCCCATCGGGGTCTCGATCAGCACCATGGGATTGCTCATTATTTCTCCTTTTCCCGAGGTTTTTTTTCTTCGGACGAGGCCCGGGGGTGGGCCTTGTCGTACACCGCCATGATCTGCTGCAGGTTGAGGTGCGTGTAGCGTTGCGTCGTGCTGATGCGCTCGTGCCCTAAAAGCTCCTGAATGTCACGCAGGTCCGCGCCCGCCTCGAGCATGTGGGTGGCGAAGCTGTGGCGAAGCATGTGTGGATGCACGTGCTGAGGCAACCCGGCCAGCTTGGCCAAGTGGTCCACGATGCGCGCCGCTTGCCGCCGGTTCAGGCGCTTGCCCTGGCGGCCCAGGAAGAGGGCCTTCTCCAGGGGATCGGCGACGAAGGCGTGGCGCTGAGCCAAGTAGCGGTCCAAACGCGTCCGGGCGGCATCCGAAAGCGGAGCCAGACGCTCCTTGGAACCCTTGCCCGTGACCCTGGCCACCCCCGAGGAGGTGTCCAGGTCATGCACATCCAGGCCCACGGCCTCGGATATGCGCAGGCCCGAACCGTAGAGCAGTTCGGCCAGGGCCAGATCGCGCAGCCCCTCGGGGTCCGGCGGCAGCTTGGCCTCCATCAGGCCGATGGCCTGGTCCACGTTGAGTGCGCGCGGATGGCGCTTCTCCTGCTTGGGGTTGGACAATCCGCGCACGGGATCGCTCTCCACCAGCCTCTGGCGCAGAAGAAAACGAAAAAAGCTCCGCAAAGCCGAGAGTTTGCGGGCTACGCTGCTCTTCTTCAGGCCGCGCCGGTGCAGTTCGGCCAGGAAGCCGCGCACGTGCTCCTTGGTGACCGTCTCCGGCTCTTCCAGGGACACGCCGCGTCCGCCCAAATACCCGGTGAACAGGCGCAGATCGTTCTCGTAGGCCGCCAGGGTGGCGGCGGAAAAGCCCTTCTCGGCCGCGAGATGCGCCAGAAATCCCTGGCAGATCTCGGCCAGGGGCGGCGGACTAGCGCTCCCTCTGGTCGAGAACATAACAGCTCTTGGGGTTTTCCTTGGCCTTCTTCTTGAGTCCCATGGCGATGGAGGCGGCTTCGCCCGCGTGGCTCAGCCGGCGCTTCCCCGTGCTGAAGACCACGGCGATGGACACGGCCATGATGGGAAAGGTGCGCGTGACGCCCTGGCGATCCACGGAAACTATGGAGCCCCGGGCCCGGTCGTCGGCGTCGTAGAAATGCGGCACGATGGAATCGAAGCTCTGGACTACCCGGCGGCAGGCCTCCTCCACCAAGTCCGGCGGCATGATGAAGACGAAATCGTCGCCGCCCACGTGGCCCACGAAGGAACGCACTCCGCCGAACGTCCGGATGGTGTTGACGATGACCCGAGCGGTCATCATGAGCACCTCGTCGCCCCGGGAGAAGCCGTATTTGTCGTTGAAGGATTTGAAATAGTCCAGATCGCAGTAGGCCAGGGCGAAGTCCTCGCCGCTGTCCACGCACTGCTGGATGCGCTGGAGAATGGAGGTGTTGCCCGGCAGCTTGCTCAAAGGATTGGCGTCAAGGGCGCGCATGGCCCGCAACATGGTCAGGTTGACGCGGGCCCGGGTTTCCTTCGGGTCCAGGGGGCGGACCAGAAAGTCGTCCACCTCCACTTGCTCCCAATCCCGGGGCAGGTCCAGACCCTCGCGATCCATGACCAGGACCACGGGCAACTGGCGATAGACGTTCTCGCTCTTGACCAGCGAGGCCACCTCGGGGCCGCCGATGTCCGGCAAGCGCTCGTCCACCACCAACAGGTCCGGCGGGTCGTTGAAGAGGTGTTCGATGGCCCGGCGGCCGCGCTCAAAGACCGTGAAGCGCATGTGCTCCACAGGCCAGAGCCCGGTAAGCAACTCGGCCAGCTCCTTGTCCGGAGAGAGGAGAAAGGCCTCCTGCCCGCGCAGGGCGGGAATGTCGTCCACGAACGCCTCCTAGGCCAGGTCCAGGTCCGAAACGTCGGCCAGTTGGACCGCGAACTCGTCCAATACGCGATCCAGGTCCGGAAGCTTGAGCGTAAGCACCTCCAGGGCCTTGCGCGACAACGGCGCGGCTTGGTCGTCGCCGCCCGTGCCGAATTCGTAGACCCGCACGATGAAGTCGGCCACGTGCACCACGGCGGCGGTTTCGGGGTAAAGTTGGGCCGTCTCCGGGGAATGGTGGTGGCTCATGCCCTCG
This window encodes:
- a CDS encoding PPC domain-containing DNA-binding protein; the encoded protein is MEYAQGKTGRVFVVRLGDGDRLPDSVEAFATEQNIRRAVCWLLGGAGGGALVVGPKDASVLPPEVMLQPIEGAHEMAAVGTIFPDSRSRPKLHMHAALGREDRTRTGCVRPGVDLWLVGELVILELLDVAMSRKKDAASGLELLAED
- the lhgO gene encoding L-2-hydroxyglutarate oxidase, whose translation is MRTAGIVICGAGIVGLTLARELVRRGHSDILILDKEPDIGRHASGRNSGVLHSGVYYSPGSLRAKSCLEGNRLMREYCREHGLPIKENGKVIVTRTEAELPALLELHRRATENGALVELIDERALAEIEPLARTVGQALRVPQTAVVDPKAILAQLRRELTDSGKVQFLFMARFTGRPGPRQAETTAGRVSYGFFINAAGAHCDRVAHAFGVGRNYRLVPFKGIYRKLSGPRADLVHGSIYPVPDIRNPFLGVHFTRGVHDDVYLGPTAIPAFGRENYGILTGVDGEAPSILWRDTVLFAKNPKFRAVALEEPRKYFFRHFFNDARKLVKELDPADVVPTHKAGIRPQLVDLGTHELVMDFLVERDRESLHVLNAISPAFTSSLFFARMLADEHLERPGEPAAKGL
- a CDS encoding NAD(P)H-dependent flavin oxidoreductase; the protein is MNLLKCLKDFPQLTIGDLTARLPIIQGGMGVGISLSGLASAVANEGGVGVISAAMIGNAEPDIAKDPTGAHIRALTREIRKAREMTKGILGVNVMVALSNFADMVSTSVREGVDVLFCGAGLPLDLPKYVTEGAKTKLVPIVSSGRAAVILCKKWLSRFNVLPDAFVVEGPKAGGHLGFKPEQVDDPAFALERIVPEVIEAVRPFEEQSGKRIPTIAAGGVYTGEDICRFLEMGAAGVQMGTRFVATVECDADEAFKQAYVQAKKEDIVIIQSPVGMPGRAVKGPFLDDVAQGNRKPRTCAYKCIVTCDHTKSPYCIAQALVNAMKGKLKHGFAFAGANAWRVDSIVTVRELVNQLRDDFMRFCGKKD
- a CDS encoding peptidylprolyl isomerase yields the protein MSNPMVLIETPMGEILVELWPDKAPETVENFLKYVDDEFYDGLIFHRVIKGFMIQGGGMDMMMREKKTRGPVKNEARADTPNQLGTIAMARTPDPHSATAQFFINVADNQFLNHRDETADGFGYCVFGKVTEGMDTVEKIAKVRTKTAGFHADVPSDPITIISARRFEL
- the xerC gene encoding tyrosine recombinase XerC; amino-acid sequence: MFSTRGSASPPPLAEICQGFLAHLAAEKGFSAATLAAYENDLRLFTGYLGGRGVSLEEPETVTKEHVRGFLAELHRRGLKKSSVARKLSALRSFFRFLLRQRLVESDPVRGLSNPKQEKRHPRALNVDQAIGLMEAKLPPDPEGLRDLALAELLYGSGLRISEAVGLDVHDLDTSSGVARVTGKGSKERLAPLSDAARTRLDRYLAQRHAFVADPLEKALFLGRQGKRLNRRQAARIVDHLAKLAGLPQHVHPHMLRHSFATHMLEAGADLRDIQELLGHERISTTQRYTHLNLQQIMAVYDKAHPRASSEEKKPREKEK
- a CDS encoding GGDEF domain-containing response regulator, which gives rise to MDDIPALRGQEAFLLSPDKELAELLTGLWPVEHMRFTVFERGRRAIEHLFNDPPDLLVVDERLPDIGGPEVASLVKSENVYRQLPVVLVMDREGLDLPRDWEQVEVDDFLVRPLDPKETRARVNLTMLRAMRALDANPLSKLPGNTSILQRIQQCVDSGEDFALAYCDLDYFKSFNDKYGFSRGDEVLMMTARVIVNTIRTFGGVRSFVGHVGGDDFVFIMPPDLVEEACRRVVQSFDSIVPHFYDADDRARGSIVSVDRQGVTRTFPIMAVSIAVVFSTGKRRLSHAGEAASIAMGLKKKAKENPKSCYVLDQRER